AGTCATCAGGACACCAGGAATCTTCACATTAAACGAGGTAGCAGCTTAGTTCATGAGGGCAAAGAGAACAATGAATTCCTAAATCTCAGTAAGGAAACGATGCATTCAACTTGTGCTGATTCAAGATCTGCCTTATTCAGCTCAAAAGAGATTAACAGGACATTACAAGTAATTGAAAATAACCCTGTTGAGGAATTACAGGATTGGTTAGATGCTAGCTTAACAGGACAACAGTTGGAAGCTAGCGATATGGAAAGAGAAACATCTGACATGTTTGATATTGGTTTTAACACTCAAGTGGCTGCTGAAGCTATGGAAGCTCTAGCATATGGGCTCCCTGCAGGCGACAGTTATGGTAATGCTTATCAAAGTCCAGAAAACACCCTTGATCATCCTACAAGAGGTGTAAATGAGAATGAAGCTCATTTTGGACATTCATCCTTCCAAGAGACTGCTTGTTTTGATTTAGGAGACATAGCAAGAAAAACAAAGCGAAGAAAGCGTTCTGCTAGAAGATTTAGTAGAGGAAGTTCAGGTTCATTTCAGAAGCAGTCTGTAAATCAGGAGTTAGATCTTGAGTTGGCAATAACAACAAAAGTGAGAAGAGGCAAGTCCTCTGATCAGAGACAGTTAAACAGTGGAAATTCTGGTGATGCAATTGAAAGTTTAGGCAGAAGATCTGTTAAGCCTAATAAGCAAAGAAAGGCAGAGGGATTTTCAGAAAGGAACAAACTTAAAGAGTTTAAGATTGATGTGCGTTCACCTCTGTCAGTTGAAAATATGTCACTTGGCAAAGTACAGTCCCAAGGAAAGTGTATGAATTTTTCTCTGATTGCCCACGAGAACAGGCAGTGGACGTCAGGGGGTAATGTGATAAAGACTAAGAATCAATTAGATAATCCAGGAGATGTTATAATTCAATACAGAAGAAAGAAGAGCCGTGTAGTTGCTGATCCAGTTGAAGTTTTGAGAGCCAATGAAGGAAATTCCAAACTGGACTTCAATTCATCTAGGGAAGCTAGAAACAGCAAATTGAATCACAAAGATCAATTTGTTCAAAGAAAGGCAAAGGCATCTTCGGAAGGTACCAAACTTAAAGAGTTTGAGATTGATGTGTGTTCTTCTGTGTCAGTTGAAAATATCTCACTTGCCAAGGGACAGTCCGGGAGGTGTATGAATCTATGTCCTGTTGCCCACCGAAACAGCCAAAGGATGTCAGAGGGTAAGTTGATAAGGACTAAGAATCTAGGAGAAAGGATAAATGATGGTGTTATAATTCAATACAGAAGAAAGAGGAGCCGTGTAGTAGTTGATCCAGTTGAAGTTTTGAGTGCTGATGGAGAATATTCCAAACTGGACTTCAGTTCATCTTGCGAAGCTAGAAACAGCAAATTGAATCAAGATGATCAGTCGATTCAAGAGGTCACTGCCATAACCAATTCCTTAAGATCAAATCCATGGAGATATCCAAGAGGGAAAAGAACATGTCGTAGTGTGCGAAGACATTCAAGTGGACCTAATAACATGCATGCCCCACTCACAACATTAGATGGAAATGACAGAAATCTTCATTGTATTGAAAGTCAAAAAAGGTCAGAGGGCATTGAAAAAGTGAAGGGGAAAGCAAATTCACCAGTATATGCTTGCCCACACCGGCATTCTACAGAAACTGATGAACCAGGTTCTGTGGGTGCTATTCCAAACTGTGAATCAGATGCCATCAATACAAGAGTATTTCCTAGAGGTTTGTGCAGAGCCAGGGCATCTATGCAATCTAGAAGTCTAAATGGGAAAGATTCTACATCAACTGGTGGTGCAGGAAAGAACCATAAGTTGGAGGTGTTATCAAACAAGACTACTGAGCCATCTGGTTCAGAAAAAACTATTACATTTAGCTCCGCCAAGGGCATAAATGTGGCAACATCCAATTGTATATATTATGATTATCACAAAAAACCATGCAACAAAAACCTACCAAAATCATCCTTTTTGAAAGAGCTTTTAAGACTGGGTGTCCCTGAGTCAACACCTGAGATTACATGGAAAGACTCAAGAAGACGAAGAGATATGGCATTTGTTCGAGTCTTGTTTAGCCAGCATTTGGACAACAATATCATCAAGCAACAGAAAAAGGTAGATCTTGGAAGCTTTTCAATTAAAATGCTTTTTGTATTTACTTGTTCATGATTTTCTAAATCCCAAATTGTTAGCTAGTCTAACTTGGAGGTCTGGACTCTCTTGAAGTAGTTCATTTTATCAAATTTGGAGGTTTTGGTTCCCTTGAAGCAACTAACAAAAACAATGTCCATAGCACTTGTACACTGCATGTGAAATTACCATAATTCATGTCTtaacttatatttattttcttctggCAGATCCTGGGACGACTGGGCATATCCATTGCGTCATGTTGCAGGGATGCCACACATTTCATAGCTGACAAATTTGCACGTACAAGGAATATGTTGGAAGCCATTGCTCTTGGAAAACCAGTGGTGACACATTTATGGCTAGAGAGCTGTGGACAAGCAAGCTGCTTCATTGATGAGAAAAATTACATTCTGAGGGataccaaaaaggaaaaggaaattgGCTTTAGCATGCCTGTCTCACTAACTCGTGCAAGCCAACATCCACTTCTAAAGGTAGGCATTTGTTAATTGGCTCTAACCAGATAGAGCTTTGGCCTGCTTGCAAATTGGTTATCTCTTGTCTTGTCAATTGAGATGTTTTTACATGCTGATGTCTGTtaccttacaattttttttttttgataatcattaCCTTACAATTGTCACTTCTTCCCTATAGGGTCGCAGAGTCGTCATTACCCCAAGTATAAAACCTGATAAAGAAATGATTACAAGCTTGGTCAAAGCAGTTCATGGCCAGGTATGTAATATGTCAATATGTGTAAATCCAAAGCTAGCATCTATTAGTTCATTGTTGGTAGCAATGTAGTGCCTGTCCTAATGTAGTTAAATTATATTATGAtctgttttctgttttttcccTGCATCTCACAGATGCAATGATATTCTGTGTTCTATTTACCTCTTTGATGTTTTACTGAGTTTCTGATAAATTGCTCCTCAGCCAGTGGAGAGAAGTCAAGTATTTCCAGCAAAGGATGAAAAGATCCTAGATGatcttttgattctttcttgtgaagaagatCATGCAATCTGTAGGCCTTTCCTTCAGAAAGGTATACATCTATCATCCATCTTTTTCTATAAAACAAATACTAGAGTTGTTGTAAATGACATATTGTACCACCTGTTCTTGCAGGAGCAGCAGTTTACAGTTCAGAGCTTTTACTGAATGGAATAGTTATTCAGAAATTGGAATACGAAAGGTTGGTATTGGTATGACAACTATATTCTAATATTGAAGTGTGCATATGCAAGCTGGGGTTTGAGTTTGAATCTAGCATTCACAGGCTCTAGAAATCTGGTTCACACCAACTCATCATTAGCTAGTATCCACcttgaaaatgtttttcatgcttttaaaagctTTTCACTGAACAAATGATTAACCAGGCACTTTTTTAAGTCCAAGTGGCGCTTAGCTGGTAGTATCATAAAGTGCTAAAGGTCTCACCAAATTACTTCAGAAATTTGATCTGTTGAAGATGAGTACTCCACTTAAGTTAATGGTAGACAACAGATAACTTTGGAGACCAAATAAAGTATTAACCAGGGCCCTTAATTGCCCTAGTAAGAATATACCATGCGACTTTGATATAATTAAACATGTATTGCATGTATGGGATTTATGCTATTCACATCAGGCAAATGTAGTGAATATTTTCAGCCATTTGTTATTTTTCTAACTCTccgtttcattttgtttatgaCAGACATAAGCTGTTCACAAATCAAGAGGAATCTCTATAGTACATGATCAAGAAGCCACTTGCTATAACAGTAGCATTGCATTTTTGCAATCGCATTGATAATCTGAATCTTTCTAGCACAAGATCAAGGAAAGATGATGACTTTTGTCTTTTTGTAAGCAATGTATGTAGTTTTCCCTTATTGGTTTTTGCGTTTGTGGGTGCCAGAATTCCTTGCAGTAGAATCAGCTTTCTGATGGAAAGGGAGGGGTTGGTCATTTTTGTTGTAAATTATATATCAGAAGTTCACTGGAGTTCTTTTGGTAATCATAGAAACTTTTGCATATTTGTTACATACAGAATTAAA
The sequence above is drawn from the Quercus robur chromosome 7, dhQueRobu3.1, whole genome shotgun sequence genome and encodes:
- the LOC126693173 gene encoding uncharacterized protein LOC126693173 isoform X1, whose protein sequence is MADVSDSSNTQILDSQPQPLSSPPSVGNEANDVTEVGYAVAYEDTVVLDSPLAETQLEKLVFDDEVVGDGIGGAVCEYEEEVVLDSEDEGVHGSKVVNVVNGVLDGKANRRLKGNVMDLWKGQLSSPCKRVDIALAPNVSNQEQFGAGNKGSSINFESTGRGKDLAHPPPSDYNLARLNYINSQEPGESAEANALGFVDHFLSSNNVGMSPSVGHGKTFREKSLPVFSAKGTQSLAKRIKLGTAIVKTGALEWTDSDQHGGGEIASKRMEASIDFGGCWHKSVTSHQDTRNLHIKRGSSLVHEGKENNEFLNLSKETMHSTCADSRSALFSSKEINRTLQVIENNPVEELQDWLDASLTGQQLEASDMERETSDMFDIGFNTQVAAEAMEALAYGLPAGDSYGNAYQSPENTLDHPTRGVNENEAHFGHSSFQETACFDLGDIARKTKRRKRSARRFSRGSSGSFQKQSVNQELDLELAITTKVRRGKSSDQRQLNSGNSGDAIESLGRRSVKPNKQRKAEGFSERNKLKEFKIDVRSPLSVENMSLGKVQSQGKCMNFSLIAHENRQWTSGGNVIKTKNQLDNPGDVIIQYRRKKSRVVADPVEVLRANEGNSKLDFNSSREARNSKLNHKDQFVQRKAKASSEGTKLKEFEIDVCSSVSVENISLAKGQSGRCMNLCPVAHRNSQRMSEGKLIRTKNLGERINDGVIIQYRRKRSRVVVDPVEVLSADGEYSKLDFSSSCEARNSKLNQDDQSIQEVTAITNSLRSNPWRYPRGKRTCRSVRRHSSGPNNMHAPLTTLDGNDRNLHCIESQKRSEGIEKVKGKANSPVYACPHRHSTETDEPGSVGAIPNCESDAINTRVFPRGLCRARASMQSRSLNGKDSTSTGGAGKNHKLEVLSNKTTEPSGSEKTITFSSAKGINVATSNCIYYDYHKKPCNKNLPKSSFLKELLRLGVPESTPEITWKDSRRRRDMAFVRVLFSQHLDNNIIKQQKKILGRLGISIASCCRDATHFIADKFARTRNMLEAIALGKPVVTHLWLESCGQASCFIDEKNYILRDTKKEKEIGFSMPVSLTRASQHPLLKGRRVVITPSIKPDKEMITSLVKAVHGQPVERSQVFPAKDEKILDDLLILSCEEDHAICRPFLQKGAAVYSSELLLNGIVIQKLEYERHKLFTNQEESL
- the LOC126693173 gene encoding uncharacterized protein LOC126693173 isoform X2, which codes for MADVSDSSNTQILDSQPQPLSSPPSGNEANDVTEVGYAVAYEDTVVLDSPLAETQLEKLVFDDEVVGDGIGGAVCEYEEEVVLDSEDEGVHGSKVVNVVNGVLDGKANRRLKGNVMDLWKGQLSSPCKRVDIALAPNVSNQEQFGAGNKGSSINFESTGRGKDLAHPPPSDYNLARLNYINSQEPGESAEANALGFVDHFLSSNNVGMSPSVGHGKTFREKSLPVFSAKGTQSLAKRIKLGTAIVKTGALEWTDSDQHGGGEIASKRMEASIDFGGCWHKSVTSHQDTRNLHIKRGSSLVHEGKENNEFLNLSKETMHSTCADSRSALFSSKEINRTLQVIENNPVEELQDWLDASLTGQQLEASDMERETSDMFDIGFNTQVAAEAMEALAYGLPAGDSYGNAYQSPENTLDHPTRGVNENEAHFGHSSFQETACFDLGDIARKTKRRKRSARRFSRGSSGSFQKQSVNQELDLELAITTKVRRGKSSDQRQLNSGNSGDAIESLGRRSVKPNKQRKAEGFSERNKLKEFKIDVRSPLSVENMSLGKVQSQGKCMNFSLIAHENRQWTSGGNVIKTKNQLDNPGDVIIQYRRKKSRVVADPVEVLRANEGNSKLDFNSSREARNSKLNHKDQFVQRKAKASSEGTKLKEFEIDVCSSVSVENISLAKGQSGRCMNLCPVAHRNSQRMSEGKLIRTKNLGERINDGVIIQYRRKRSRVVVDPVEVLSADGEYSKLDFSSSCEARNSKLNQDDQSIQEVTAITNSLRSNPWRYPRGKRTCRSVRRHSSGPNNMHAPLTTLDGNDRNLHCIESQKRSEGIEKVKGKANSPVYACPHRHSTETDEPGSVGAIPNCESDAINTRVFPRGLCRARASMQSRSLNGKDSTSTGGAGKNHKLEVLSNKTTEPSGSEKTITFSSAKGINVATSNCIYYDYHKKPCNKNLPKSSFLKELLRLGVPESTPEITWKDSRRRRDMAFVRVLFSQHLDNNIIKQQKKILGRLGISIASCCRDATHFIADKFARTRNMLEAIALGKPVVTHLWLESCGQASCFIDEKNYILRDTKKEKEIGFSMPVSLTRASQHPLLKGRRVVITPSIKPDKEMITSLVKAVHGQPVERSQVFPAKDEKILDDLLILSCEEDHAICRPFLQKGAAVYSSELLLNGIVIQKLEYERHKLFTNQEESL
- the LOC126693173 gene encoding uncharacterized protein LOC126693173 isoform X3 → MADVSDSSNTQILDSQPQPLSSPPSVGNEANDVTEVGYAVAYEDTVVLDSPLAETQLEKLVFDDEVVGDGIGGAVCEYEEEVVLDSEDEGVHGSKVVNVVNGVLDGKANRRLKGNVMDLWKGQLSSPCKRVDIALAPNVSNQEQFGAGSSINFESTGRGKDLAHPPPSDYNLARLNYINSQEPGESAEANALGFVDHFLSSNNVGMSPSVGHGKTFREKSLPVFSAKGTQSLAKRIKLGTAIVKTGALEWTDSDQHGGGEIASKRMEASIDFGGCWHKSVTSHQDTRNLHIKRGSSLVHEGKENNEFLNLSKETMHSTCADSRSALFSSKEINRTLQVIENNPVEELQDWLDASLTGQQLEASDMERETSDMFDIGFNTQVAAEAMEALAYGLPAGDSYGNAYQSPENTLDHPTRGVNENEAHFGHSSFQETACFDLGDIARKTKRRKRSARRFSRGSSGSFQKQSVNQELDLELAITTKVRRGKSSDQRQLNSGNSGDAIESLGRRSVKPNKQRKAEGFSERNKLKEFKIDVRSPLSVENMSLGKVQSQGKCMNFSLIAHENRQWTSGGNVIKTKNQLDNPGDVIIQYRRKKSRVVADPVEVLRANEGNSKLDFNSSREARNSKLNHKDQFVQRKAKASSEGTKLKEFEIDVCSSVSVENISLAKGQSGRCMNLCPVAHRNSQRMSEGKLIRTKNLGERINDGVIIQYRRKRSRVVVDPVEVLSADGEYSKLDFSSSCEARNSKLNQDDQSIQEVTAITNSLRSNPWRYPRGKRTCRSVRRHSSGPNNMHAPLTTLDGNDRNLHCIESQKRSEGIEKVKGKANSPVYACPHRHSTETDEPGSVGAIPNCESDAINTRVFPRGLCRARASMQSRSLNGKDSTSTGGAGKNHKLEVLSNKTTEPSGSEKTITFSSAKGINVATSNCIYYDYHKKPCNKNLPKSSFLKELLRLGVPESTPEITWKDSRRRRDMAFVRVLFSQHLDNNIIKQQKKILGRLGISIASCCRDATHFIADKFARTRNMLEAIALGKPVVTHLWLESCGQASCFIDEKNYILRDTKKEKEIGFSMPVSLTRASQHPLLKGRRVVITPSIKPDKEMITSLVKAVHGQPVERSQVFPAKDEKILDDLLILSCEEDHAICRPFLQKGAAVYSSELLLNGIVIQKLEYERHKLFTNQEESL